Within Trichoderma atroviride chromosome 2, complete sequence, the genomic segment AGGACCAGAACATTCGATATAtctgaagaagccaaagcccTCAGCTGGCGTGCGCTTTGGGCATCTCTGACAAATAAAATCAATGCCTTGTTTGTTAATCATCCAAGAGGCCCTTCTAGCAACCTACAACAGATAGCTGGGCAAATGTACTAAACACTACCAGTACCATGGAAGGCAACTACTAGAACCCCACGCTCGCTCCCTGACCGAGCTGTCGCGCATATATTAGGCAGAGGATGGCTTGTGGTCTAGACCTGGACTCTGAAGGCgtttttcccccttctcgTGCTTCTCTTCGCTGGTAGGCAATTATTGGTCAAGATACGAACTTGGTACCTACCCTTTTTCCACTTCTCTTCGTATCGTTTATCCCTTGTTCCGCCGTTTTTTCGTGCTACCACCAAACGTCTCTGCGGATGTTGACTGCACGTCCAATAAGCCACAGCTGTTTTAGTACTGTAAGTAACTTAGTACTAGCACTACATGCATGCCTCCAAGCGCCACCCGcatctctctttctctcgtTCCCGCTAGTACCAAGACGACCAAAACTTGACCAAAACTTGACCAAAGCTGCTAGCCTGCCCCTCTATTAGCTCGGCAGATCTCCGTCTCCGTCGTCGGGAACCTTCGCGTGCTCTTGCCAGGTAGACCAAGCCTAGCAGGCCTACTAGCGAGTCGCTAACTCCAGCTCGCTAGTTGCCTACGGCAGCGCCTTTCCCGTTTCCGTTCTATTTTGATTTGACTTCATGTTCCATCAGCTTCTGCTCGCGATGCCTTCTCTCTGCTTGTCCAACTCTTGCTTGTCCATTATTTTGATCAGCACAGTCACCGTTTGACAGCTCCCGCTACGGCCTGGTCAGCAAAAGCATCAATCCTTCACGGCCTCGGAGATATTCTCTCCAGCCCTGTCCACCCCGCTGGCTCGTCCAGGTGTCCTACTGGTAAAGGCACTACTGGTAGTACTACTAGCCGCTGTGCCACCACCGCTGCGTAGTCCGCCCTACGCTCGCCGCACTTCGCTCGCCGCTTCACCGTGCGTGCTTTGGGCCCATGGGAAGTGCTGGATAGCCGCTCGCTGCATTGACACGCTAGCCAGCATCTTGCCTAGCTGTATCGCCGACTACTAGTGGCATCAGTTGCTTGGCTGCCAATACGTCAGTGGCAGCAGGCATGGACGCAGGAAACATTGCTTTTGGCTAGAAGTCCATGGCAAGCTTCGAATGATACAGTAGAAGCCGAGCAAGACGCCGATTCCACAGACATGTGCCGTCTCCCTTGCTGTTCTCCTGGCTTCAGCTCTCTGCTGTGCCTCAACCCGGCCACGTCTTGATATGCCATGGCCCGCATGCCTTCACTGGCCAGACGAATACTGTGGCGCGAGAAGCTCTAAAAATAAATGCAACATGGGACAAGTCCGGTTTAATCAATCGTGACGGGCATTTGTATCGGCCGATACAGTCAGAATCCACGGGCTGAGGCTGGTCGAACAGCTTGGAAATTACGACCTAGGCTCAAAGTGATGCTCCTCCTCGCACGCACCGAGATGCACATCTGCTCGAATCGCAACACCACTCCCATCAGACCTCGTAACGAGACTTACCAAGCCCCCGAGTTTTTCAGCTTCGCTTAATGCACCAATAACACTCTTGGGGCTACTGCGGCCAAAAGCCTGCCAGAGCGGCGCCGACCGAGACACACATGACTTGTCACCAATGTCAATCTTTGGGTATGGGCATGAAGCTAGGTGGCCAGGATCCAGAAGGCGCAATGGCAAGGTGCCAGACACGTCTGTGAGGGACCAGAAAGAATCAGGTCCGACTCCGCCCGGCCGGGGAGTGTCTTAAGCTTTTCAAGGGTATCGGAGCAGCATCTTGGTATCGTTGCAATGGATTTGAAATTCTATCGACCAAGACACCCAAGACACAAGCTCAAGCAGACAACTATGGTACTTCTCGATGTGGCAGTAACCGGGAGTCAGTCAGCGCACAGGAGAGCGCCAGCTTGGTGGCGCCCCTGCTCTCATGTTTGGCATGCCACTTACACAGGGATAAGCCTGCATCGCGATGGCTTGCAAGCGCAGGACAGGGTCCATCAACACACACATGCTAGTCTTCGCCGATCTCCTTTGATGGTGTAGAGCCAAAATTTTCCAATACTTACACTTTCCGCTGCTCGGATACGGATGAGTCCTCGAAAAACCTTTCTGCTGCACTGTGAGCCCGCCGTCTTGGTGTGCCAGCCCGCAGGAGCTCCATTTCGGTACAGCCGGTGCCGAGTAACCTTCTACGAGATTTCCCAGTTAGCATACTAGCCAACACTCTGACAGTGCTTCCATAAGGCCATTATGTCTCCGACGACGGTGATGGACAGTGTTGAGCGAAGCACCACGAAACGCGATGGACTATTGGCTGCTCTTGTTCAAGCCCGGGATGACTTGGGCAAGCATTCCATCACCATCTACTTGGAGCTGTATAGTTACAGTATGCCGTTCAAGACACCTGATTAATAATGAACTATACATGGAAAGGAGCTACACGGAGCTGAAGTCTCCTGGCCCTGCCCCTCCTTTCCCCTCCACGACGCTGTAATACCTGCTCTCCACTGCATCGTCATATCCCCTTTCCCCCCACCACACATCTCAAGGCTTGGTGAAAATTACTGAACATCTCAGATTCAAGAATTACAGGCATGCCGGAGTTCCAATCTGGCAATTTCGAGACAGACCCTCTCCGGAGTCTCTCAACCCCGAGATTGGCACCGGACTGGGCAGGGGTCTCGGCTTGTGTAACGCTCCATCTAGGTACTCTCCATCGTGTCCATGGCCAAACTCTAGTCAAGTCGCTCGCTCCATGCTCGGCAGCAGAAATTGTTCTGCGCATGTCATAAGCTCGACATGCTACGGACAGCACAGGTGGGTGCATTGTATGTTGCAAAAGCTCAACCTCTGCGCTCAACCAAGCCCTGGCTAGCCCAAACCCAAGACTGCGGTATGCCGCTATATACCTACCAACTCGTACAAGTACATACAGTACAGACTAGCAGTGGGTGCTCTAGGATTGATGGTGATACAGACACGCCCCCTCGGGAGGTACCTAGCCACGTGGGTTCTCGGCCGCTCATCCTGGGCTTGTATCAGTTACCATCTCGCGATGCATTAGCTGTACATGCTTCGCACTCATGATACTAGCACCGTGTACAAAGTACCCATTCACGATCTCACTTTGGGTCAACTTACGCCTTTGAAGTCGCCTTGCAGCCCCGGCCCTAGGGAAAAAAGGCAATGTATCAGGTGTGAAGCAATCGGTGCCTTTCTCTATCGCGGGGGCGTGTTGGAGATTATTCCTGCTTCATTTCCGCCATTTGCTCACCTTGAGGCCGGCACAGGCAACCAAGCCAGCACCCTAAAcacaaacaaggcaaaattACGACTCATCAGGCCTATCGCCAAGGCCTGGTGTCGTTGTGTCGTTGTCTGAGCCTACTCGGtatccagaaaaaaaaaaggtgctTAGAGCATCAAGGATGGTGTCTACAAGCTGACAGCGGGCGGCGATTCATCCCATCTTGTGTTTCATCTGTCATCTTTATTTTTCATCGTAGCTCTTACCAGTTCGAATCCTTCTGCGTTGCTGCTCAGTGAAGCCCCGCAGAAGAACAGCCTCTGTAACCCGGCGCCAATCATCGATCCATTGTTGCCAAACAGACCACGAAAGCGAGACGATCTAGACAAGGCACCGTGATGACAAACGGCACTGAATCGACGGCCCCCAACCGATGGACTGACTCTGGCTGCCTGGTGCAACTTGCGAGACCACTTACCGACACGTCCAACGACTTGCTGGAGTGTAGCCACAGTAATGTGATGGCTTGCCTCGGGGTCTTGGTCACGGTACTTACCCCGTGCCTATTTTCGACATTTCCGTCTCCATGCAATGCGTCCATGTCGCTGGTACAGCAGTCAAGCCTCCGTCGTCATATCTCCTACCTATGCATCGCTCGGAGTACCACTACCTCGGCTGCAGGCATCCTTGACGCTGGCGcctttttgccttctttcaaCATTGGGAAACAGATCTCTTTGGCTAAACCATTTTTTTCACGCTCAGCTGGCAACCATATCGACAATATGGCTTACTATGCACGAATCTCTGCTTAAGCTCAAAACGCGCCTTGCCTCAACTTGGCAGTTGTTGCTCGGGCAGCGCATGCACGCTGCTAACAAGTCTCTTCCTTTTGCATGGTATTGCTCCTACGAGAGCCGGAGTGCATTACCCGTCATGCAAGCACCAGTCTCTCTCTatgcctctttctcttcccttgGCCAAATCTCACTCTTGAATGACGACTCAGATTAATATATTCATCGTGCAGATGCGCCGTAGCATCGTCCTTTCTTACATCTAGCACACAGCCCTCTGCGGGTGTTGGTACAGGCGCCCTTCATCACCTTGGCGGAAAGCAGATGCCAGCTAATGCACGAAAGTCGCTTCGAAGTAACATGACCTCACAAATCCATATCCAGAACCCATCCACATTCGGGGCATTGCTCCGGCCCTTTTCGTGTCTACGGGGTGGACCTTAATCCATCTTTACACACACAAATAGACCAAGGACAACGGAATCCCAATTTTTTCTGGAAAGGAAACAAGAGATTCCGTCTTTGAAggcggaaaagaaaaatggtAGCACCCACCATCCTCTGTCCATCTCACTCTCCCCACGTGGTATCAGCCTACCGGCATCCAAATACGAGCATCCCGTACATGCGAGCAGTACTCCGACTTACCAAGTTGAGAAGACATGTGTCTCGGACAAGCGCTCACCCAGGCTTGTTCTGGAAATAGCCGTCTTTCACTTCTCCGAAAAAGGACGAGAGCCGTTCGCGGTAAGCTCAGGTCAGACAGAAATTTGCTAGTGATGATACTGGGACCAAGACGGATAACCCGGCCAATAGCCAGATTCTCAACCAACAGACTGTAGCATCGGCTACAACGCTGCATTCATCCCGCCTCTTTCTGcctatctctctctctctctctaatTTGGTCCCCTTTCCAAAGGCCTTTTTCTGCCTAGGACTATTTAGgacttctctttttttccactttgCTTTCGCCGAAACGCTAATGCACTATTACGAGGCGGAAGAGAGACAGGTGAAATGTCCCAGACATACGTCAAATGTCTCaccgaaagaagaagagggtgggATCCTTCGCCAAAGAACCATTTGCAGGGCGTTCTCAGAGACCGAAAAAAGGCAACCCTCTGCGCTGGTGCCAAGACAATAGGCACCAAGACGCCTCTTTtgtgtttttcttcttctcccttttcccgCTGCTATCTAGATAGAGACTACTATACGTAcatctctccttttctcctaGACGTTACTCGCCTAGTAGGCTATGCCTGTGTGCAGCGTCTAATTTCGGATCCTCTTGGGTAGCACTCGGTAGCACTTGGTAGCACTCTGGCGTTCACACACAAATGACGGCGCTTATCCCACAAGGATTCATTCAAACTCTTTTGGCTGCGCCTCAAGACACAATCGCTTgaattgacttttttttcgcatGGCTAAACAACA encodes:
- a CDS encoding uncharacterized protein (TransMembrane:1 (o50-69i)) yields the protein MRPCRWYSSQASVVISPTYASLGVPLPRLQASLTLAPFCLLSTLGNRSLWLNHFFHAQLATISTIWLTMHESLLKLKTRLASTWQLLLGQRMHAANKSLPFAWYCSYESRSALPVILIYSSCRCAVASSFLTSSTQPSAGVGTGALHHLGGKQMPANARKSLRSNMTSQIHIQNPSTFGALLRPFSCLRGGP